From a region of the Sporosarcina ureilytica genome:
- a CDS encoding YrrS family protein codes for MNNPNHNFSRLDRKKKRKDKILNVLIAAVVVAIVITSSIIFLGGDKEQSDKEDVKNNEEIVEQNKDDEVSKEEDPSLHDEEVEEENVDIIDEDTELEEVEDVEITVDPNDPIVSQSIVNPAWEPIGTEQTGEHASVYKRDSIDWIEKERALTYATGLSADNMIIWKLKNGGSPQKSIGIVSSKDKTEKYQVFLEWVDNEGWKPVKMDVLTTLDFNY; via the coding sequence ATGAACAATCCTAACCATAACTTCTCCAGATTGGATAGAAAGAAGAAACGCAAAGATAAAATATTGAATGTGTTAATTGCAGCTGTCGTTGTTGCAATTGTAATTACGTCATCAATTATTTTCCTAGGCGGCGATAAAGAGCAATCTGATAAAGAAGATGTGAAAAACAATGAGGAAATAGTAGAGCAAAATAAAGATGATGAGGTTTCTAAAGAAGAGGATCCTTCGCTACATGACGAAGAAGTAGAAGAAGAAAATGTAGACATAATTGACGAGGATACTGAATTAGAAGAAGTTGAAGATGTTGAAATAACAGTCGATCCAAATGATCCAATCGTTTCACAATCCATCGTCAATCCTGCTTGGGAGCCAATCGGAACAGAGCAGACCGGTGAGCATGCTTCTGTATACAAGCGTGACTCAATAGACTGGATAGAAAAAGAGCGGGCTCTCACTTATGCGACGGGATTATCGGCTGATAATATGATTATTTGGAAGCTTAAAAACGGGGGAAGTCCTCAAAAATCAATTGGAATTGTTTCTTCTAAAGACAAAACTGAAAAGTACCAAGTTTTCTTAGAATGGGTGGACAATGAAGGTTGGAAACCTGTGAAAATGGATGTACTTACAACTTTAGACTTTAATTATTAA
- the mtnN gene encoding 5'-methylthioadenosine/S-adenosylhomocysteine nucleosidase — protein sequence MKVGVIGAMEEEVNLLREEIESPKTKIIANCEFVEGVIGQHEVVLVKSGIGKVNAAIATTLLLETYQPDVVINTGSAGGFLDTLEIGSIVISDEVCHHDVDVTAFGYAHGQVPNLPETFKAESTLIQSAKEAVDEIGQHTSAVGLVASSDSFMSDTDHVERVRQIFPTMIAAEMEAAAVAQVCHQFGTPFVVIRALSDIAGKESSISFDEFLPVAARHSTDIVLRVISKL from the coding sequence GTGAAAGTTGGAGTAATCGGTGCAATGGAGGAAGAAGTCAATCTCCTACGTGAAGAAATCGAATCACCAAAAACAAAAATCATCGCAAATTGTGAGTTTGTTGAAGGTGTAATTGGCCAACATGAAGTAGTTCTTGTGAAAAGTGGCATTGGGAAAGTGAATGCAGCCATCGCCACGACGTTATTACTTGAAACTTATCAGCCAGATGTTGTCATAAACACAGGATCGGCAGGTGGATTTTTAGATACACTGGAAATAGGATCTATCGTCATCTCCGATGAAGTATGTCATCACGATGTGGATGTAACTGCATTCGGTTATGCGCATGGACAAGTTCCAAATTTACCTGAAACATTTAAAGCAGAATCAACGCTTATCCAATCAGCGAAGGAAGCTGTAGATGAAATAGGTCAACATACATCTGCAGTCGGTCTAGTTGCTTCAAGTGACTCGTTTATGAGCGATACAGACCATGTAGAACGAGTCAGACAAATTTTCCCAACGATGATTGCTGCTGAAATGGAAGCTGCAGCAGTTGCGCAAGTTTGTCATCAGTTCGGCACGCCTTTCGTTGTCATCCGTGCGTTGTCAGATATTGCTGGAAAAGAATCTTCAATTAGTTTTGATGAGTTCCTTCCGGTGGCTGCACGTCATTCAACAGATATTGTTTTACGTGTCATCTCGAAACTTTAA